A window of the Roseburia sp. 831b genome harbors these coding sequences:
- a CDS encoding RHS repeat protein, with amino-acid sequence MRYPDGAGEHYGYDAKGNLTERITTAGERYHYGYDSLDRIISIQNPSGGVAYFTYDALGRVTKAEDENGNTTCYEYTPNGNIAKVTDALGNETFYQYDAMGHLIQSSCTGVNGEEPQNTTYTWDKEGHVLAVTDPLGDVERYTYDPAGRMKAKVDKDGYETSFRYGKDGQVEEICYADGRIVMKTEWRFCMSFYIRGQIHLQIC; translated from the coding sequence GTGCGTTACCCGGATGGAGCAGGAGAACACTACGGTTATGATGCCAAAGGAAACCTCACGGAGCGCATCACCACGGCGGGGGAACGTTATCACTATGGTTATGACAGTCTTGACCGTATCATCTCCATCCAGAATCCATCCGGAGGGGTGGCTTACTTTACCTATGATGCATTAGGACGTGTCACGAAGGCAGAAGATGAGAATGGGAACACCACGTGTTACGAATACACCCCGAACGGAAACATTGCAAAAGTAACGGATGCCTTAGGGAATGAGACCTTCTATCAGTATGATGCCATGGGACACCTGATACAGAGCAGCTGTACCGGAGTAAATGGGGAAGAACCACAGAATACCACCTATACCTGGGATAAGGAAGGCCATGTGCTGGCAGTGACAGACCCGCTTGGAGATGTAGAGCGCTACACCTATGACCCGGCTGGAAGAATGAAAGCGAAGGTGGATAAAGATGGCTATGAAACATCCTTCCGTTATGGAAAAGACGGACAGGTAGAAGAAATCTGTTATGCAGACGGAAGAATCGTAATGAAAACGGAATGGAGATTCTGTATGAGTTTCTATATACGGGGACAGATTCACTTGCAGATTTGTTAA
- a CDS encoding replication-associated recombination protein A, with translation MDLFDYMREQNQEKESPLASRLRPTTLDEVVGQQHIIGKDKLLYRAIKADKLSSIILYGPPGTGKTTLAKVIANTTSADFLQINATSAGKKDMEDVISQAKNNRGMYGKKTILFIDEIHRFNKGQQDYLLPFVEDGTVILIGATAENPYFEVNGALLSRSIIFELKSLSKEDIKTLLLRAVNDVEKGMGSYHAKMDEDALEFLADVSNGDARAALTAIELGIMTTERSGDGVIHITLEVASECIQKRVVRYDKSGDNHYDTVSAFIKSMRGSDPDAAVYYLARMLYAGEDIKFIARRMMVHAAEDVGNADPMALVVATSAAQAAERVGMPEARIILAEAATYIACAPKSDSVIAAIDRAMDVVKETKTAPIPTHLQDSHYKSAGKLGHGVGYQYPHAYPNHYVNQQYLPDGLTGEKFYEPSDNGYEKTIQEYFKKIK, from the coding sequence ATGGATTTATTTGATTATATGAGAGAACAGAATCAGGAAAAGGAATCGCCGCTTGCCTCAAGGCTTCGGCCAACCACGCTAGATGAGGTGGTAGGGCAGCAGCATATCATAGGAAAAGATAAGCTTTTATATCGTGCCATCAAGGCAGACAAATTAAGTTCTATCATTTTATATGGACCGCCCGGAACCGGGAAAACGACGCTTGCGAAGGTAATTGCGAATACGACAAGCGCCGATTTTTTGCAGATTAATGCAACCTCTGCCGGAAAAAAGGACATGGAGGATGTGATATCACAGGCAAAAAATAACCGTGGGATGTACGGAAAGAAAACGATTCTTTTTATCGACGAGATTCATCGTTTTAACAAAGGACAGCAGGACTACCTGTTACCGTTTGTGGAAGACGGAACCGTGATTTTGATTGGAGCGACGGCGGAGAATCCTTATTTTGAGGTGAATGGAGCGTTACTTTCAAGATCTATCATTTTTGAACTCAAAAGTTTATCCAAAGAAGATATCAAGACATTATTGCTTCGTGCCGTAAATGATGTGGAAAAAGGAATGGGTTCCTACCATGCGAAAATGGACGAGGATGCGTTAGAATTTTTAGCAGACGTTTCCAACGGAGATGCCAGGGCAGCTTTAACAGCCATTGAACTTGGAATCATGACGACAGAGCGAAGCGGGGACGGCGTGATTCACATTACGCTTGAAGTGGCGAGCGAGTGCATCCAGAAACGTGTGGTGCGATACGACAAATCAGGGGACAACCATTATGATACCGTATCTGCTTTTATCAAAAGTATGCGTGGCTCTGACCCGGACGCAGCCGTCTACTATTTAGCGAGAATGCTTTACGCGGGTGAGGACATCAAGTTCATTGCAAGAAGAATGATGGTTCATGCGGCGGAGGATGTCGGAAATGCAGATCCAATGGCACTTGTAGTTGCAACATCAGCAGCGCAGGCAGCGGAGCGGGTTGGAATGCCGGAGGCAAGAATTATTTTGGCGGAGGCGGCGACGTATATCGCATGTGCGCCAAAGAGCGATTCTGTGATAGCGGCGATTGACCGCGCAATGGATGTTGTAAAGGAAACAAAGACAGCCCCAATCCCGACACATTTGCAGGATTCCCACTATAAATCAGCCGGAAAGCTTGGCCATGGAGTCGGATATCAATATCCACATGCATACCCGAATCATTATGTAAACCAACAATATTTGCCGGATGGTTTAACCGGAGAAAAATTTTATGAGCCGTCGGACAATGGCTATGAGAAGACGATTCAGGAATACTTTAAGAAAATAAAATAA
- the bsh gene encoding choloylglycine hydrolase yields MCTAATYKTKDFYFGRTLDYEFSYGEEIAVTPRNYPFVFRHMGTMDKHYAMIGMAHMGGGYPLYYEAANEKGLAMAGLNFVGNAVFGKVQEGKENIATFEFIPWILGKCATVQEAKKLLENINLVDTPFAEQFPTASLHWLIADETEAITVESVAEGLNVYENPVGVLTNNPPFDKQMFLLNQYQGLSPKQPQNRFSDKLHFDLYSRGMGAIGLPGDLSSTSRFAKVAFTKMNAVSGDSEEESVSQFFHILGSVEQQRGCCELPNGSYEITIYTSCCNTTKGIYYYTTYTNRQISAVDMHHEDLEADTVVHYPMLQKEVICYQN; encoded by the coding sequence ATGTGTACAGCAGCAACTTATAAGACGAAAGATTTTTATTTTGGAAGAACGCTGGATTATGAATTCTCTTATGGGGAGGAGATTGCGGTTACACCGCGTAATTATCCATTTGTGTTCAGACATATGGGAACAATGGACAAGCATTATGCCATGATTGGGATGGCGCATATGGGAGGCGGTTACCCACTTTACTATGAGGCTGCAAATGAAAAAGGACTCGCCATGGCAGGGCTCAACTTCGTTGGAAATGCAGTTTTTGGAAAAGTACAGGAAGGAAAAGAAAATATTGCAACTTTCGAGTTTATCCCATGGATTTTGGGAAAATGTGCAACGGTACAGGAAGCAAAAAAGTTATTAGAGAACATCAATCTTGTTGATACACCATTTGCAGAACAGTTCCCAACGGCATCCCTGCATTGGCTGATTGCGGATGAAACAGAGGCAATTACGGTGGAAAGCGTTGCAGAAGGATTAAATGTTTACGAGAATCCGGTTGGTGTTTTGACCAATAATCCACCTTTTGACAAACAGATGTTTTTACTGAACCAGTATCAGGGACTTTCTCCAAAACAGCCTCAAAATCGTTTCTCGGATAAATTGCATTTTGATTTATACAGCCGTGGAATGGGGGCAATCGGATTGCCGGGAGATTTATCCTCCACATCCAGGTTTGCAAAAGTTGCGTTCACCAAAATGAATGCAGTGTCCGGCGATTCTGAGGAAGAGAGTGTCAGCCAGTTTTTCCATATTCTAGGTTCGGTGGAGCAGCAAAGAGGCTGTTGTGAACTCCCAAACGGTTCCTATGAGATTACAATTTATACATCCTGTTGCAACACGACAAAGGGAATTTACTATTACACAACTTACACCAATCGTCAGATTTCTGCAGTCGATATGCATCATGAGGATTTAGAGGCAGATACGGTGGTGCATTATCCAATGTTACAAAAAGAAGTCATCTGTTATCAGAATTAA
- a CDS encoding aminotransferase has translation MQPYKEMSKEELLKEKKSLEAEYKKYQQRGLKLDMSRGKPSQEQLDLSMGMMDVLSSNVDLTCEDGTDCRNYGVLDGIQEAKVLIGDMIECNPDNIIIYGNSSLNIMYDTISRSMTHGVMGNTPWCKLDKVKFLCPVPGYDRHFAITEHFGIEMINVPMLPTGPDMDMVEKLVSEDEAIKGIWCVPKYSNPQGITYSDETVRRFARLKPAAKDFRIYWDNAYCVHHLYDINQDHLIEILKECKRAGNPDMVYKFCSTSKISFPGSGVAAIATSANNLEDIKKQLKVQTIGYDKVNQLRHVRFFKDIHGITEHMRKHAASLRPKFEMILDTFNEELAGLEIGSWISPKGGYFICFEAMEGCAKEIVAKAKKAGVVMTPAGAPFPYGKDPKDSVIRIAPSYPSMEDLETATKIFVLCVKIASIEKLLQA, from the coding sequence ATGCAGCCTTACAAGGAGATGTCCAAAGAAGAATTATTAAAAGAGAAAAAGAGCTTAGAGGCAGAGTACAAAAAGTATCAGCAGCGTGGCTTAAAACTTGATATGTCAAGAGGAAAGCCTTCTCAGGAACAGTTAGACCTTTCCATGGGAATGATGGATGTTTTATCATCAAACGTAGATTTAACCTGCGAAGATGGAACCGATTGCCGTAACTACGGTGTGTTAGACGGTATCCAGGAAGCAAAGGTGCTGATTGGTGATATGATCGAATGCAACCCGGATAACATCATTATTTACGGAAATTCCAGCTTAAATATCATGTATGATACCATTTCACGTTCTATGACTCACGGTGTAATGGGCAATACTCCTTGGTGTAAACTTGATAAAGTAAAATTCCTATGTCCGGTACCTGGTTATGACAGACATTTTGCAATCACAGAGCATTTTGGAATCGAGATGATTAATGTTCCAATGCTTCCAACCGGTCCTGATATGGATATGGTAGAAAAATTAGTCAGCGAAGACGAAGCAATCAAAGGTATCTGGTGTGTACCAAAATACTCCAATCCACAGGGTATTACATACTCAGATGAGACCGTCCGTCGTTTTGCAAGATTAAAACCAGCCGCAAAAGATTTCCGTATCTACTGGGATAACGCATACTGCGTACATCATCTTTATGACATCAACCAGGATCACTTAATCGAAATCTTAAAAGAATGTAAGAGAGCCGGAAACCCGGATATGGTTTACAAATTCTGCTCCACAAGTAAAATCAGCTTCCCAGGTTCTGGTGTTGCAGCAATCGCAACTTCCGCAAACAACTTAGAAGATATCAAGAAGCAGTTAAAAGTTCAGACCATCGGATACGACAAGGTAAACCAGCTTCGTCATGTACGTTTCTTCAAAGATATTCACGGAATCACAGAGCATATGAGAAAACATGCAGCATCTCTTCGTCCAAAATTTGAGATGATTTTAGACACTTTCAACGAAGAGTTAGCGGGACTTGAAATCGGTTCCTGGATTAGTCCAAAGGGTGGATACTTCATCTGTTTTGAGGCAATGGAAGGCTGTGCAAAAGAAATTGTGGCAAAAGCAAAGAAAGCCGGCGTTGTGATGACACCAGCAGGAGCACCTTTCCCTTATGGAAAAGATCCAAAAGATTCCGTCATCCGAATCGCACCATCTTATCCATCTATGGAAGATTTAGAGACTGCAACCAAGATTTTCGTCCTTTGTGTCAAAATTGCAAGTATCGAGAAATTGTTACAGGCATAG
- a CDS encoding RHS repeat domain-containing protein encodes MEEEGRDHFYFQDDLGSPMRLADEAGRSEEAYGFDEFGNDIRTAKDIFQDSMQSFGFTGYQMDSAGGLYFAQARRYDAGAGRFVSEDFLKGHIAVPYTMNHYNYCWNRLMDMVDLNGMWPSLKDIGKGIKDGLSDAWDATKNWAKSDIGKVVLTTAAIAGVGALSVVTGGVAGVVLGGIAAGATAGAVSGGVSNMLTGGSFANGYVGGAVNGGIVGGLTAIPGIGPAVIPTANFVGGAIGEVVTTKLDEPGKGLDVIAFDALANGTIQAIIGTAAGKLFGKITHGNINIVNKVVTGDLDTFIGNNVLGDDIYAKIATGFVKYVEGSLDTSSSTVKDLLYDNLIGDYIVEKYEDYIQVPKGEEKCF; translated from the coding sequence ATGGAAGAAGAAGGAAGAGACCACTTCTACTTCCAGGATGACTTAGGAAGCCCGATGCGCTTAGCAGATGAGGCAGGAAGAAGTGAGGAAGCCTACGGATTTGATGAATTCGGTAATGACATCCGGACTGCAAAAGATATCTTTCAAGACTCCATGCAAAGCTTTGGCTTCACGGGTTATCAGATGGACAGCGCAGGAGGATTGTATTTTGCACAGGCAAGACGCTATGATGCCGGAGCAGGAAGATTTGTCAGTGAGGACTTCCTGAAAGGACATATCGCAGTACCATACACGATGAACCATTACAACTACTGCTGGAACAGACTAATGGATATGGTGGATTTGAATGGTATGTGGCCTAGTTTGAAGGACATCGGGAAGGGGATTAAGGATGGTTTATCGGATGCATGGGATGCAACAAAAAATTGGGCAAAATCCGATATCGGAAAGGTTGTATTAACTACGGCGGCAATTGCAGGAGTAGGTGCACTGTCAGTGGTTACAGGTGGAGTAGCAGGAGTTGTTCTTGGAGGAATAGCTGCTGGAGCTACTGCAGGAGCTGTAAGTGGAGGTGTATCCAATATGCTGACAGGTGGATCGTTTGCAAATGGTTATGTTGGAGGAGCTGTTAACGGAGGAATTGTTGGAGGCCTTACTGCGATTCCGGGCATTGGACCTGCTGTTATTCCAACCGCAAATTTTGTTGGAGGTGCTATTGGAGAAGTTGTGACGACAAAGCTAGATGAACCAGGTAAGGGATTGGATGTAATAGCTTTTGATGCATTAGCTAATGGTACAATACAGGCGATTATTGGAACTGCTGCGGGAAAATTGTTCGGAAAGATAACACATGGAAATATAAATATCGTTAATAAAGTTGTTACAGGTGATTTAGATACTTTTATTGGTAATAATGTCTTGGGTGATGATATTTATGCAAAGATTGCTACAGGATTTGTAAAGTATGTAGAAGGGTCTTTAGATACCTCAAGTTCTACAGTAAAAGATTTATTATATGATAATTTGATTGGTGACTATATAGTAGAAAAATATGAAGATTATATTCAAGTACCGAAAGGAGAAGAAAAATGTTTCTAA
- a CDS encoding polysaccharide deacetylase family protein, protein MTVLLLVIMGMCGFVWYFSKTVTQAMEVTMETKKIAITFDDGPNPEYTEVLLEGLQERNVHATFFLLGAEIEKYPKIVQKIEAGGHLIGVHAYEHVNLSNLTDAAAMEQVDKTNEAIYQVTGKRSEYIRPPYGCWKCNLDYETKMIEVLWDVDPLDWKTDNADAVVERVVTKCQENDIILLHDAYDSSVKAALRIIDILQEQGYEFVTVDELILE, encoded by the coding sequence ATGACAGTTCTTTTACTGGTCATCATGGGGATGTGTGGATTCGTCTGGTATTTTTCAAAGACGGTGACACAGGCGATGGAGGTAACGATGGAGACAAAGAAGATAGCGATAACATTTGATGATGGACCCAATCCGGAATACACGGAGGTCTTGTTAGAGGGCTTGCAGGAGCGGAACGTACATGCAACCTTTTTCCTGCTGGGGGCGGAGATTGAAAAATATCCCAAGATTGTGCAAAAAATAGAAGCAGGCGGACATCTGATTGGGGTGCATGCTTACGAGCATGTGAATCTGTCGAACCTGACGGATGCGGCTGCGATGGAGCAGGTCGATAAGACAAACGAGGCGATTTATCAGGTAACAGGGAAGCGTTCGGAGTATATCAGACCGCCGTACGGATGCTGGAAATGCAATCTGGATTATGAGACGAAGATGATTGAAGTCCTGTGGGATGTCGACCCGCTGGACTGGAAAACAGATAATGCGGACGCAGTTGTGGAACGGGTAGTGACGAAATGTCAGGAAAATGATATTATTTTACTACATGATGCATACGACTCTTCCGTCAAGGCTGCACTTCGGATTATCGACATTTTGCAGGAACAGGGATATGAATTTGTCACAGTAGATGAACTGATTTTAGAATAA